In one Nicotiana sylvestris chromosome 8, ASM39365v2, whole genome shotgun sequence genomic region, the following are encoded:
- the LOC138875954 gene encoding uncharacterized protein, giving the protein MLDFDAIIGMDWLAACYATVDCRAKTVRFSFPGKSVLEWVGNTEAPRVRFISYLKVKKMITKWCIYHIVRVRDVDAEIPTLQSILVVKKYADVFPDELPGIPLEREIDFGIDLLLGTQPISIPPCEMAPAELKELKEQLKNLLEKCFIRPSIQVDTQKIEVVKSWPRPTTPIEVHRGFFFPFCTIDEVDVETTKFQWTEDCEQSFQELKNRLISAPVLTLPEGPDGYAMYYDALGVGLECFLMQYGKGSLAQVEDEKQQLIREIHLLACLGVRLVYSDDGGVVLQNTTKSSLIDEVKERYRSRLCVPDVAGLRDRIMSEAHYSWYSIYSGSTKMYHDIKDVYWWNNMKKNIAEFVA; this is encoded by the exons atgttggattttgatgctatcataggcatggactggttggcagcTTGCTATGCTACAGTTGATTGTCGAGCAAAGACAGTTAGATTTTCTTTTCCGGGTAAGTcagtccttgaatgggtaggtaatacagaGGCACCTAGAGttaggtttatttcctacctgaaggtgaagaaaatgatCACAAAAtggtgcatttatcatattgtgcgagttaGAGATGTAGAtgctgagatacctacacttcagtCTATTCTAGTAGTCAAAAAGTACGCAgatgtatttccagatgaacttccaggtattcctctagagcgagagattgattttggcatcgatttgcttctgggaactcaaccaatatccatccctccgtGTGAAATGGCACCTGCCGAactgaaggagttgaaagagcagttaaAAAATTTGCTGGAGAAATGTTTCATTAGGCCCA GTATACAGGTAGACACTCAAAAGATTGAGGTCGTGAAatcttggcctagacctaccactccgatAGAGGTTCATAGAggttttttcttccctttttgcaCCATTGACGAAGTTGATGTAGAAAcaactaagtttcagtggacagaggATTGTGAGCAGAGTTTTCAAGAGCTTAAGAACAGGTTGATCTCAGCGCCAGTTCTAACACTTCCAGAGggtccagatggttatgccatgtattaTGATGCCTTAGGTGTTGGGTTAGAATGTTTCCTAATGCAATATGGGAAG GGTAGCTTAGCACAGGTAGAGGACgagaaacaacaattaattagaGAGATTCATCTattggcttgtttgggggttcGGTTAGTATATTCTGACGATGgtggagttgtactccaaaacactacaaaatcatctctcatagacGAAGTTAAGGAAAG ATACAGGAGTCGCTTGTGTGTTCCAGATGTAGCAGGTCTACGAGACCggattatgtcagaggcacattattcGTGGTACTCCATTTATTCTGGGTCGACGAAGATGTACcatgacattaaggatgtgtattggtggaacaatatgaagaagaacattgctgaGTTTGTCGCTTAG